The following coding sequences lie in one Borreliella spielmanii genomic window:
- the flhB gene encoding flagellar biosynthesis protein FlhB: MIKDELLVKSWYIPLDFFSADDEGRTELPTDQKKQKAREEGRVLKSNEINIAISLLLLFALFFFMLSYFALDLVAVFKEQASKLPEVMKMSVYAMGFAYIRSIVGYVVLFFFASLAVNFFVNIIQVGFFITFKSLEPRWDKISFNFSRWAKNSFFSAGAFFNLFKSLLKVVIICLIYYFIIESNIGKISKLSEYTLQSGISIVLVLAYKICFFSVMFLAIVGVFDYLFQRSQYIESLKMTKEEVKQERKEMEGDPLLRSRIKERMRVVLSTNLRVAVPQADVVITNPEHFAVAIKWDSETMLAPRVLAKGQDEIALTIKKIARENNIPLMENKLLARALYTNVKVNEEIPREYWEVVSKILVRVYSITKKFN; the protein is encoded by the coding sequence ATGATAAAAGACGAGCTTTTAGTTAAAAGTTGGTATATTCCGTTGGACTTTTTTTCTGCAGATGATGAAGGGAGAACTGAGTTACCTACTGATCAGAAAAAGCAAAAAGCAAGAGAAGAAGGCCGAGTATTAAAGTCTAATGAAATTAATATCGCTATTAGTCTTTTGTTATTATTTGCATTGTTTTTTTTCATGCTTTCTTATTTTGCCTTAGATTTAGTAGCTGTTTTTAAAGAGCAGGCTAGTAAGCTTCCTGAAGTTATGAAGATGAGTGTTTATGCTATGGGTTTTGCATATATTAGATCTATCGTGGGGTATGTTGTTTTGTTTTTTTTTGCATCCTTAGCTGTTAATTTTTTTGTTAATATTATCCAAGTGGGGTTTTTTATTACTTTTAAATCTTTAGAGCCAAGGTGGGATAAAATTAGTTTTAATTTTTCCAGATGGGCAAAAAATTCTTTTTTTTCAGCAGGGGCTTTTTTCAATTTGTTTAAAAGTTTGTTAAAAGTTGTTATAATATGCTTGATATATTATTTTATTATAGAAAGCAATATAGGCAAAATTTCTAAGCTTTCGGAGTATACACTCCAGTCTGGGATTTCTATTGTGTTAGTGCTTGCCTATAAGATATGTTTTTTCTCGGTAATGTTTTTGGCAATTGTTGGGGTGTTTGATTATTTATTTCAAAGATCTCAGTACATTGAGAGTTTGAAAATGACAAAAGAAGAGGTGAAGCAGGAGAGAAAGGAAATGGAGGGTGATCCTTTGCTTCGATCTAGAATAAAAGAGAGAATGAGGGTTGTTTTAAGTACTAATTTAAGAGTAGCTGTTCCCCAAGCTGATGTAGTAATTACAAATCCAGAGCATTTTGCAGTTGCTATTAAGTGGGATAGTGAAACAATGCTAGCTCCAAGGGTGCTTGCAAAAGGTCAAGATGAAATAGCTCTTACAATTAAAAAAATAGCAAGAGAAAATAATATTCCTTTAATGGAAAATAAGCTTCTTGCAAGGGCGCTTTATACTAATGTTAAGGTTAACGAAGAAATCCCAAGAGAATATTGGGAGGTTGTTTCAAAAATTCTTGTGAGAGTATATTCTATTACTAAAAAGTTTAATTAG
- the flhA gene encoding flagellar biosynthesis protein FlhA has translation MDATKNSILGYLGLNNKSDLIISVGLIFVVAGFILPLPAVILDVLITINLVISLLIILIVLYSKRSLDFSVFPTLLLVMTIFGLVLNISSTRLILTKGINFDGQMIRTFGTFVVGSSGIQGLVIGFIIFIIIIAVQFIVITKGATRVAEVAARFALDALPGKQMAIDSAYSSGNLTEEEATRQKNDLQSEVNFYGAMDGASKFVSGNVKVGFLITLINILGGLLVGITLQGLNFNEALNNYVSLTVGDGLVSQLPALLISTATGLIVTRSISKNSFGGEIFEQFTNHLGIYWIVAGFLFFLAFLPGFPTLILIFLSLLIAFLAYSLSGIRRKEEIAEKIRLEEEQAAIYSDKDVAPVVPLDPLALEIGYNLVPIVDDTKTSELLDRIVKIRREIAFEFGIVVPKIRIVDNMRLQPNAYSFKLRGVEVGRGEIKLGKFLVVNVGIDSGIDGELVKDPSFGLPSLWVNDDGRETAEKLGYTVVDPPSIIATHMTELIKRHSYEILTRQDVQNTLDVFKKDYGAIVEEVLKNFSVGEIQRVLQGLLKEQVSIRNLVTIFETIADFTSITKDTFFLIEKCRQSVGRQITSGYLDLNSELNVITLSPSLEQIIIDSRVESNHDLISSIDPNLKTKFIYELFKIVNEVQAEGFYPVILSSESSRPIIKVITSREIPELVVISVLEVPQNIKVNVLKTVEVEE, from the coding sequence TTGGATGCTACAAAAAATTCTATATTAGGATATTTAGGACTTAATAATAAGTCTGATTTAATAATTTCGGTCGGTTTGATATTTGTTGTTGCTGGATTTATTTTACCTCTCCCTGCTGTTATTTTAGATGTTTTGATTACGATTAATTTAGTAATAAGTCTTTTAATTATTTTAATTGTTCTTTATTCTAAGAGATCTCTAGATTTCTCTGTTTTTCCCACCTTATTGCTTGTAATGACTATTTTTGGACTTGTTCTTAATATTTCTTCTACTAGATTAATTTTAACTAAAGGTATAAATTTTGATGGGCAAATGATAAGAACATTTGGTACATTTGTTGTAGGTAGTTCTGGAATTCAAGGACTTGTTATTGGATTTATAATATTTATAATAATTATTGCTGTTCAATTTATTGTAATTACCAAAGGAGCAACAAGGGTGGCTGAAGTTGCAGCCCGGTTTGCTCTTGATGCGCTTCCTGGTAAGCAAATGGCCATTGATTCTGCATACAGCTCTGGAAATTTGACAGAAGAAGAGGCTACAAGGCAAAAAAACGATTTACAATCTGAAGTCAATTTTTATGGCGCAATGGATGGAGCTTCTAAATTTGTATCGGGAAACGTTAAGGTTGGATTTTTAATAACTCTTATAAATATTCTTGGTGGTTTGTTAGTAGGAATAACTTTACAAGGGCTTAATTTTAATGAAGCTCTTAATAATTATGTGTCATTGACGGTTGGCGATGGGCTTGTGTCTCAATTGCCGGCTCTTTTAATTTCAACAGCTACAGGTTTGATTGTTACTAGGTCGATTTCAAAAAATAGTTTTGGTGGTGAAATTTTTGAGCAATTCACAAATCATTTAGGAATTTATTGGATTGTTGCTGGGTTTTTATTTTTTTTAGCTTTTCTTCCTGGATTTCCAACCTTAATTCTTATTTTTTTAAGCTTGCTAATTGCATTTTTAGCTTATTCTCTTTCAGGAATAAGGCGTAAAGAAGAAATTGCTGAAAAAATAAGGCTAGAAGAAGAGCAAGCGGCAATTTATTCAGACAAAGATGTTGCGCCTGTTGTTCCTCTTGATCCACTAGCTCTTGAGATTGGATATAATCTTGTTCCAATAGTTGATGATACAAAAACGTCTGAACTACTCGATCGTATTGTTAAGATAAGGCGTGAGATTGCATTTGAGTTTGGAATAGTTGTGCCTAAGATTAGAATAGTTGATAATATGCGGCTTCAGCCCAATGCTTATTCTTTTAAACTAAGAGGAGTTGAGGTTGGACGAGGTGAGATTAAACTTGGTAAATTTTTAGTGGTAAATGTTGGAATTGACTCTGGAATAGATGGAGAGCTTGTTAAAGATCCTTCATTTGGACTTCCTTCTCTTTGGGTAAATGATGATGGGCGAGAAACTGCTGAAAAATTAGGATACACCGTTGTAGATCCCCCTTCGATTATTGCTACTCATATGACAGAGCTTATTAAAAGACATTCTTATGAAATTTTGACTCGTCAAGATGTTCAAAATACCCTTGATGTTTTTAAGAAAGATTATGGGGCTATTGTTGAAGAGGTTCTTAAGAATTTTTCAGTTGGTGAGATCCAAAGGGTTTTACAAGGCCTTTTAAAAGAGCAGGTTTCAATTCGCAATTTGGTTACAATTTTTGAAACGATTGCAGATTTTACAAGTATTACTAAGGATACATTTTTCTTGATTGAAAAATGTAGACAATCAGTTGGAAGGCAAATAACTAGTGGTTATTTGGACTTAAATTCTGAACTTAATGTAATAACTTTAAGTCCTAGCTTAGAGCAAATAATAATTGATTCTCGTGTAGAATCCAATCATGATCTTATAAGTTCAATTGATCCTAATTTGAAAACCAAATTTATTTATGAACTTTTCAAAATTGTAAACGAGGTTCAAGCAGAAGGATTTTATCCAGTTATTCTATCAAGCGAATCGTCAAGGCCTATAATAAAGGTGATAACAAGCAGAGAGATTCCAGAGCTTGTTGTTATTTCTGTTTTAGAGGTTCCTCAAAATATTAAAGTTAATGTTCTTAAAACAGTAGAGGTTGAAGAATAG